The following DNA comes from Rhipicephalus microplus isolate Deutch F79 chromosome 6, USDA_Rmic, whole genome shotgun sequence.
tttgaccggtTCACAAAAGTTTGTTCGTTCCCATCTGTAAGTGCATCGGCCAGTTGCAGTagaataaaaacatgaacaagtgatgtgATATATAGGGTCCGTGTTCAGCCCTAGCTTTCCATGCAGTGCTACTGCACAGGGCGCACAGCGTCGCAAAAATCGTCACTGctgaaatgttgaaaaattatCACTGCATTGTAACTTTGCCTCAGAATATTTTATTATTCTCGTAACACTGAATTGAGTAATTACAGTGGCGAAGGAAAAGTTTGCCATAGTTGTTTTCACCAGCGTGCAGCCGACAGAgaccactgccccccccccccccccccccgattgaTACGCCTCTCTCATAAAGCCTGCAAGACTTCGAGGCTACGGAAAAGCAGCTACACAAGAACACACAGGAAGCAGTATGTGATCTGCATCTGTGACCTGCATCTGTGCTTGACTGCCTCCAGGATCATAGGCATTACAACCCGTAGACACTCCGCGTGCCTCCACGATCGGTGTCCACGATCGGCGCAGCTCCGCGAAGTCACTTGATCACCTCATCTAGTCACGTCGCATCCACGCGTTGACGTCACTGTGATGTGACGACGCGTCTCACATTCTTGCGACCTTCGACATCATCTTACAATTACGCGTTTTTAAATCACTCGCATTGACGCAAACGTAGGTTTCTCGCTATGTATCGTCATCTCTCGTAAAAGCTCGAAGACGCCAACAGTGAACATTCGTGTTTGTTAAGCCGCCGATGGTTTTCGCTGTAATAACAACAATTTTAACTTCTGCAGGTTTACACGCCCGACTTCATTTTGTGACATGGCAATGGCTGGTTCTGGAAAATGTGCTATTTCTATCACCTGCGCTTCCTTAAGAGTCATATAGGGGAAAGGACCACTTTAGGTAGAAATGAGAGACAAAACCGATGTTCTTTTCCTGTGGTCATTGATAAAATAAGAGTCATCTGTCTCTTTTAATCAGGAAGAAGCAATGCTAACTACGCATCGGCTTTTGTGAAACGGAGCCGTGCATACCGTCGGTTTAAGGAAGAGTGACTTAAATAGTGAAGTCATCGGTCACTGGATTTGTGAAAATGCCGCTTGAATCTTTTAAGCCAGCGATGGCGCCATTATTCCGTTGCTATGATGCTTATTCTTTATGCTATTGTGAAGCTGTTTCCTCCTTCACACATAGCGACAAAAATCTAGGGAATCGAAGCTGCAAAAGCGAGCAGTAGCTGTGTACTTCAGTATGAATTCAAGTCGGATCGGCTTGGAGGTAGCCAACGTGACAACAAACATACACAAGCCACGGACATCAGAATTGTTCCGCCATCTATCGTTAGCGCTCAAAAACTCTTTCTACTTAGTGAGCATTGAAAGCGATCGATGGCGCCACGCCTTTCTTTGCAATAGCGTGTCTCGATGCACATGTTCGCCTCCGCTCCGTTTCCACGCACCGAGGCACTCCAGTTGCCAAGCAACTTTTGAATGTGAAGCATATCGTAGCGAACTTTGGccatttttctatctatctatctatctatctatctatctatctatctatctatctatctatctatctatctatctatctatctatctatctatctatctatctatctatctatctatctatctatctatctatctatctatctatctatctatctatctatctatctatctatctatctatctatctatctatctatctatctatctatctatctatctatctatctatctatctatctatctatctatctatctatctatctatctatctatctatctagccgcttacgacttctAGCTGTCTAGGCTGTTTAAATAATGCcatccataccaaacttggtatgccatattatgactgtatgacgagcctaagggactagtcataacataaaaatcatgacatgtatgtcatgaatgtcataatttacattttatggtgttgctgctcttgcggtggtttcgttcacattacattTGCAAAACTCGTGtggtatgacatggctgcatggcaaacacaagcgtaAGACActaacatgatcatcatgagatgcgtgtcatgtgacatcatgactacatgccacactaagtATGCGTTCGCGGCAGTTTCACcggcttcaaatataccaaatttggtattacgagacatgaatgaatgacgaaggtatgagacttgtgcaaccatgataatcatcagatgcgtgacatgtaacagcatgactacatgccacgttcatgatgcgctcgcgaccatttcactagcttcacaaataccgtatttgccccgccgtggtggtcttgtggctgaggtactcggctgctgacccgcagggcgcggattcgaatcccggctgcggcggctgcatttccgatggaggcgtaaatgttgtaggcccgtgtgctcaggtttgggtgcacgttaaagaaccccaggtggtctaaatttccggagccctccactacggcgtctctcataatcatatagtggtcttgggacgttaaactccacatatcaatcaaatcaaataccatatttggtattacgggatgtgaatggatgacaaagatatgtgactggtgcgaacatgataatcatcagatacgtgtcatgtaacaacatgactacatttgacgctcatgatgcggccgttgcgctaCCTttccatataccaaattcggtattacgtgacgcgaacaacAAACGTAAGTGACACGTCAataatgataatcatggcatgcttgtcatgtaacaacatgactacatgccacactaatggtGCGGTCGCttccgtttcgccagcttcacatatacaaaaattggtatcacgggacgtgaatgaatgacggagATATGTCACTTGTGCAAACACCGCACGCTGGATGTTTGTCAGCCATTGACAACTGCATCCTCGATTGGAGGCAGGAAAGCGGTTATTGGAGCTACAGTCTAAAATGTTGCAGTAGCTCATGTTGCTGAGAACAATGGTGCGACAGCATGCTTAACGACCACATCTGGAATCTTTCGTTGCAGTGATAGATTCTGAACAATGAGGCTGCTTCTCTGCGTTCTTGTTCATCTCTTTGCAGCTGTTGTGGAGGGTGAGGTTTCCTaccaaatatttttgttttccaGGCGTTATACATAATGCATTAGCGGAAATTTGTTTAGCGTTCGTTAGTAATCAATACACACTTCAAAGATGTAAAGAGGGTAAGGAGGGCACTGCTGCtgataatattgccgttttagaCCTTTCCATACATCGAGCTTTCACTATGGCATAAACTGATTGGCGTTTAGTGTGTCTTCAAAAAGTATTCACTTCCAAATTCTATTTATAGTTTTTGAACTCTGAACATTTGAATCAGAGCATGAATTTTTACATCACTGCAAGTGTTTTGAAAAATGTGGCCGCGTTTTTGTAAGTATCACAACATGGACGTAAATTATTTTAAGATGATAAATTTTCACACACTTTGACAATACTTACAACCTAACGTTATTTTGCAGCTGTTACTCCCAGACAGCAGACTCCAGAAATGTGCATGAAACGGCCTGATCCTGGGAAATGTGAAGCAGTGTATCCATCCTGGTATTTTGACGTTCAGCTGGGCGCTTGTAAGCTGTTCCTTTTCAGCGGATGTGGTGGTAACAGCAACCGATTCAACACAGAACTAAAGTGCCAGGAAACCTGCCTACGTGAGTAAAGTTACACATAAACTTCCGACGTTTTTATGCCATAAACAACCATGAATCATTTCTCCATACTGAATACCTCATCCCCCTATATTTCAGTGCATGTTGTTGTATTCAGAATATACGTAATTGTTCATGTTGCTCTACCAGCCGTGGTATATTAGCCGATATTTAATTATTGAAACAACATTTACGAGCTGTGTCTTCAAGGTTGCACATCTGATGCCATAATGTCTATTTTAACACAAATAATCTTAAGTCTCTAACTTGTATAAGCATAATTAGGCAACATGAGCCAGAaacacttcaattttttttttactatcaacAGTGAGGTGAAATGATTGTTGAGTCTTACCAATCCACCGCATGTTTCTGGTCATGTGGAATAAAAGAATTTTATTGAGGAATAGATTGCTGCGCCAATAAATAGCCCAAAGTGAACTGGTTAACAGTGCAACGCATACATATGACCATTATCTGTTAAGTTTCGGACCCCTTCATATAGGAGCGCATTATATTTCAAACTATCCACATTTTAGGGTTTTGTACTTACCACTTGATATTTCATGCTTGCAGCTGGCAAGACGCCGCAGTCTCTCTGCAGCCTTCTACCAAGTCCGGTGCGATGTAAAAATCCATTTTGTTTTCGTTGGTACTTTAACCCCAAAACACACTCGTGCCAGAAGTACCGGCGCGGTTACGGTGCAGGAAATGCGAACTGTTTCTCGACATGCGTAAAATGCATGACTAGATGTAGCAGTAAGTATGAGCTTTGCAATCGCTGCACTAGACTTTTTAAGCACTATCACTTTCTCAGTATATAAATGCGCGACTCTAAAGGCACCAAATTATTAGTTGATTCAAACACAACATTGAAGTCAACCACAAGTTTTATATTTTAGGCAGAAAATGTTCGTAAAAATCTGGGCTAGAAATATTGGCCAGAACATTTTTTGTTTGGAAATCACTTCGTCTTCGAGCAATGGTCAACCCGAAAGCCAACGGGGAAACGCACTGTCTTCGCTGTTGTACGCAATCCATTTATTTATGTGGTTGCCTTGACCGATGCCGACAACGTGAAGGATTTTCTTGCAGATTTAGTTCAGTGAATAGTTTACAAGCTCCCTAATTTCTGGTAGGTAATGTACGCCAGTGTTATCGGACGTGAGTATTGAAGGGAAATTTAAAATGACCCACTAGAAAATTTGGCAGTTGTGTTTCTGTAATTACTAAGGCCTGAATAAAGCATTGAAATAATAATATGGTGCATGTTACATCCCATATCTCGTATAGACTCCTGCAATACTAAAATGACATCAAGTTTATTTGATATGACTAATTAGACATGCGTGTACATGCTCCGGTGGGTGAAAAAAGGGAACTGCCAATCAAATactatgtttattattttttaatgaTATCTGCGGTTATATAGATGCCATATGAGCGAATAACCTTCGCGAATAAGTGACCTCTGCTATCAAGCAGAACAATAATATGTATAATGAATACGTGAAATGACCGTATACGTTGTGAAGAATTGATCTCATGATAATTGTTTTGAGGTCATAGTTGTAGCTTCAAAAGTATTTTTTGCGATTTGAAGAAAAATCCTGTTAAAATAACTTATCTTTCAGTTATTCACGCTGTGGAGACGTGTCGCTTGATTCACAAAAAGATGGAAGACATGAAGAAACACAGGGGCAGAAAATCGGACTGACAATATACCGAACTTTGTAAGTGCGTAGCATTTTATAGGTTCGGCATCTAACCCAATCATGGATTTCATGTGGTGTCATCCGGCTGAAAATAAAGTGGTCAATACAGACCTAAACCAAGATCAGCAATGGTCAAACTGTGGTAAACTAAACGAACATGATCTAGATATAATAAGCAACCAAAATCACAACGACGTGATTCCAGTTGTTaaatgaacgaatgaataaatgaatgaggCGCTTATTAGAGCAAGCAACGACTCTTCACCCACTGTAAAGGATTAGGTGAGAAGGGTAACTGGCATAAAGAGCGAGGAGCAACTTCTTGTCACGCCTTCACATGGGTCATGCGACCTCTCCCAGACTACTTGAAACAGGCCACTTTGACTACCATATATCGCGAgagctttttgtgttttttggaCTGATTTTATTAAACGCATAGAGTAGTCATTCTGCAGCAGATGTTGAATATTCTATCTGACTTGTTCAAATACTGTGAATGCTGCGAATGTCGAGATTTTATATCTGCTCGGCCAGTGAGTGCATCACGCAGAAGTATAGTGTCACATTAAGGCCGGTCAGCTTGCTGCAATTTGTCCAGTGCATGTGTTGTGTATGCACTGCTGGCCATTACtttcatagaaaaaaaatctttttgaTGCATAAACGTACATTTATAGTTTATTGTACCCACTCGTGTAGATTCTAACAGTCTATTTTGCTGTCGCATTTCATTTTAGTGCGAACGTAATGCAGCAGTGCTCTGCTAGGAAGTCCTCTTGCCCATGAAGTGTTAAATCAGGATCACAAAAACATGTCTAAAACGTGTGGCTGACTCCCGCTAAATGTCTGTAAGGGCACTACCATCTTACCATGCACACAGCCTTCCATCTTACCAGAGTTTTGGGCGGCGGGGGCGGCACGTGTTAGGAACAAACAAACTATACTGATTGAACCCAACAGTCACAACGAAGAGGAAGTCTACAAAGTGTAGCAAAAGGTTGCACGCATGTGGCACATTGAATTTGTGCATATCTTAGATAAGATTCTACTGGTGTCGGGGAAAGTTCACATGCTTCCCTCAAATATTGGTGTCATTGACGTTTTCGTAAATGGCGCAGTAGGATCTCGAACGGTAATAACGGTCTGCTAGTACTGGGCACTTTTTCAGGTTTATCAGTAGTGGAGCTATGTCTTCTTGAACACGTTTCAACGATTTACGCGGTATCTAATATTAATTACTAGTCGTCAGAATACCATAACAACGAATTTCTATTGTCTGTTGTTGAAAATTCAGTTTATGTGTTTCACCTTCTTCTACAGTTTATTTGTTATTGCAAAATctcatataaaaaagaaaaacatggtCAACGCATGTGCTAAGACGCGCTCGTCTTGAAACTGCTACTTTAGACGATCATGAAGAATGTCTTGGTTGCTCCTAGGTAATTTGAAGGCCTTGAACCGCtgacgcaagttttttttttttttttttgcccccatATCGTAGTGAGGCTTAAGCTAGCTGATGCTAGGTTGTTCGCACTTATTTTGCGTGAAGTGCGGTTTGAACTAAACCAAAGACATTCACAGACACGACGAGGATGTTCCAAATCTTGAGACTAACTCACGCTGACACCAAGCATTCACGCCCCATAGCACAACGTCGTTGACGTGCGCCTTCCATCGCTTCGGGATCTTCCCGCAGCCGCAGTTGCCTTTTAGTATTCACTAAagggggccccttactcacacttagcgatgcactgcaaggagtgcacctgccaaccgaaattttccgacacacgaataattgacaggcacaacaagcggacgacgagagaaataatggaagcgtatagaataaggaaagcggGGAGCACAGTTCCGTCCgccaagcgtcagttctactaacagatgcggaattcgcttttttggacgtcacataacccagtgtttttctctATGTTACGTTTtcttggttttttttgtttttgttcttttgtttcttttggtttttctggtttttatttttttgtttctttttttgtttttttgcatttttcacatttttttttctaagtttttgACACTTGTTTGTTTTcggttgtgggcgcgtgcatattttgttatttcacgttgttgatgatgacaggggaagtcgggaatgacgtacatgcgtttGATGTATTTATTAaagttcgcttcgaaataaaattttcagttgctagtaagcgcttgtcggTGTCCTCTTTGAGTGTGtatttttttgcgcttgtttcatcatgagtATTCTCTCGTTGTACGTACTCAGGATCTTCGGCTCGCTGTGTTGCTTCCAAGTGATTGGTTGGGCTAACTGCTGCCTACTTTATTTTTATGGGATCAGTGATGAGTAGTCGAATTTACCCAATTTTTGTGGCAGATACTTGTTGAAAATTATGATAATTTCCTCTTAGAACGCACGGAGCCCCTTCCCTTTCTCTCACTGCTTGTTCGACTGTATAGATGCCACAGGAGAAGAACAGCGTTGACTGGTCGCGTAGGTAGTCGAAATGCTCAACCATTAGTTCTGGATGAAATGAAATTTgactgatgattgatatgtggggcttaacgtcccaagaccaccttatgattatgagagacgccgttgtggatggttccagagattttgaccaccggggattttttaacgtgcaccaaaatctgagcactcgggcctacagcatttccgcctccatcggtaatgcagccgccgcagccgggattcgatcccgcgacctgcgggtcagcagccgagtaccttagccactacacgaACATGGTGGGGCCGTGAAATAAAAGCTTAATGCAACTACTGCATACTGTGAAATGCCCGTGTCGCCTCCCTGTTGTGCGTCCTAGTTTTTCTCTGCGGTAgatattaacgcgattgcgttaaaaagctcgtttcacaGTTATTCCTGTGTCGGCATCGGTGTCGGAGTGGTTGACTGTGAGTGAgaaatcatcttatgcgtgacggGACAAACGAgcacaatgcaaataaaaaataaatataccaAACCACAGAGGAGGGTGCGGACCGAaacagggttgtttgggtccgaggggggatcgaacccgggtcatttgAGGGGCAAGTgtatgttctaccacacagccacacctgttttttttctttattgaatgaaattatcactagtaaagtacacacaacatacttcatcagaagtcaggcaaacacgcacaagcgtcaagaatgggaagccactccggaacggggtcaaaagtctcaacaacactgccACTTGaacagctgcttctcggaagacagatctcatCGACCGTGGTGGCCCGGCGTGTCTATCCATCATGCAACTTTTCCATAGTGAAtgaagtcccaacaacataaacaggtcacagggagtattatcagtcagactcttttggAATGGAAGGAGCCTAATACCATGAGCTgcgattggaagttcttttcttaatgttctttttagaatgccccaaaaataaaaagcaccacgacaatgaataaaacaatgctctatagtctcaggttaGTTGCAGAGTCCACAACTCcctgtccagggtacgtatattgatctttcattcagccacgttttcactggccgcgtggaagtgtgcagtttaaagaaaaatgttttcactGGCGGAGATATCAACATTCGATGTAcccgaaataatacatcgtgacaaggcaaaagcgaatatggctttcgataaacaagttcggggaaaaggttattcacaagtgcagtggTTAAATTTGTTcgatagtatacaaatactctaagctAAACCTGGCTCTCAAAAAATTGACAGTATCAACAAGttcttttaggaatccccgcaatggtgattccttagcaacgcttgttgtgacttCAATAAAAGGGAGATGGTAGTttagacggttacgaagaaccgctaaaagaaaggggtggcacacatccttgaggtcgaaaaatcgcaacaccaactgttgcacgaacagatgcaccaggccgaggccacccttttcaagcagaagaaaaagagtgtcttttCTCACGtgttcccaggaagagctccaaataaagcaggcaaatatcctatgaaaggcttgaatgtgtacaCGATAGCAGTGCAACACCTGGAGAATTTAAATAAGCTTTGATGCAAgaaatatattgcacgctttctccctggcaaaaatggaaagctcccgtcCGCTCCTTGatgccacctttcggcggatcgtagttatcgcagcaGTCCAGTGTGGGTCGCTGTTACGACAGTTATCGAtaggcacaccaaggtatttcataggagtcgcattccaatgaatatttgtgaagaccgaaggagtttgcgcccacatgcctagccagaatacactacttttatcaaaatttatgctggcgccagcgacttcgcagaaacgtaaagtagtgttgactgcttcttgaacgctgggtttatcagtgcaaaagaaggcaatgtcatctgcataagctagatctttaacttcctcagcatcatattGGTAGCCTTTTATGCtagactttagaagcacacttaaacataatggttccagataaattgcaaaaagcaaaggcaagagcggacatccctgacatacagatgaatttaactctattatattagaaagtgtgcgatttacaattagcctagttgtgcacttcttataacagagtgaaataccattgtacagtacatcactcaactgcaggtgtcttaggagccggaacagagaagcatgctgtaccttatcgaatgcttttgcaaggtctatttgaaggagggctacttgaTCCATGCTACCATAAATACACTCAAGAACTcaacgtgcaatatgaatgtttgtctcTATAGAGCGACCgcgaattccacatgtttggtggtcacctacacatttaataatcactgtctgtagccgatttTTCAGCAAATTAGCAAATGTTTTGTACTCAACGTtaaataacgatataggcctaTATTCGTTAACTCTCTTTAATGCGTAAGGATCAGCACTTTTCGGGATTAATGTTGTATGGCCCtgatagaaagaaagaggaagttcaccacggtcataagcctctttgaaaagttgctcaagaaaaggtatcagaagttcctgaaaagctatgtCAAATTccccactaaggccatctgggccaggagttttcttttttctgtaacgttgttattgcaaatctaatttcATCTCTGGTTATCGACCCATCTACAGTAAGTCCATCATCATCTTctaactgaggcacaagggcaatgaaatggtcagcttcttcctcaaaattctcctgaagctcagccgcggtgaacaaacttttgtaataatCTTCAAGTGCGGCTCCtatttcacatgtctctgtgcaaagggaaccccgcgactcaatttgcagtatctgtttagaaagtgcatatctcttttcatTACCGAAGGATTTTTTAGTGagttcctcttcagtgaaatgggtaacacgggAACGAGTCTTTgctcctctgtataaatctgtatcatgtttttgtatctgtgctcgaatcacatttatctcgtccACGTACAATCCCGGCTGTTCACCTTCAAAAGTATGGAGTTTATGAAGTAAATCATAAAGATAGCGTTTccagctttctttctttgcgctatttcacATGAAATACTAATTGTCTGATACTTGATgctttctttgaacctttcccattAAGCGAAAACTGGCAGCTGTTGACACTGTGTTACCTGTTGTACTGATCCTTTTACctttttaacaaaacaatctttgcgcaacaactgtacgttaagcttccatagGTCCCAGTTTAGAGGGGTTTTAGGAAAATTTTCAGGACCCCAAGAAACAGTGACCAAGCAATTATCTGTAAAAGATATGGgctttacagcataattatgaatgtgagaccataGGCTTAGAGATACATACacacggtcaagccgagcatgagagatgtcttgaaagtgcgtgaacctcaTCGAGGAAGGTGCATGCACTCCCACATCTATCaaattgtggtcattcaataTTTTCTGCAGTAAGGTTGCACTTGCATCATAATGATTTGAATGATCTCTTGATCTGATATATGAATGATCTCTCGCGTCACAAACACAAATAAAGCCTCCAAAAACTATCAACGTTCTGTCAGTGTTTAGCAGCGAAGTtgaagagaggaaaaaaacatttactttggagggagcatagacacagataaacctccAATTATGGGAATGAAAAGATAAGTCGCAACAAATGAGGTGTCCTTCCCCATCAGCATGTAGTGACGTCAAAGTATGATTCAAGTGCTTTCTTACTAATAAAAACCATCCAGCGGATGCACGATGTGCTGGACTGATGTATAAATTATTATCTACGAAAACTTCCCGAGCAAGATTGGTGTCACGAGCAGCCGGAAtcttagtctcttgcactgcaTGTACATCAATGTTGTACTGCTGAAGCACGTGGTGTaactgccactgacgccttacattcctcaagccacgtacgttgagtgtcgctacacacatggGAAACGTCAACGCGGTAGCCATTTTGCTATCTTAAATCTTTTGTAGGTCACCTTTAGGGCAACCTGTGGCTTTACCTCCTTTACACTTTTGGGGAGCACTTTTCTGAGGACACTGGTATAGGTGGCGTGTCTCTCGGTCCCCAAAGAAGGTGACACGTGGACCACATGAAGACACTTGCTCT
Coding sequences within:
- the LOC119167919 gene encoding amblin-like, with translation MRLLLCVLVHLFAAVVEAVTPRQQTPEMCMKRPDPGKCEAVYPSWYFDVQLGACKLFLFSGCGGNSNRFNTELKCQETCLPGKTPQSLCSLLPSPVRCKNPFCFRWYFNPKTHSCQKYRRGYGAGNANCFSTCVKCMTRCSIIHAVETCRLIHKKMEDMKKHRGRKSD